From Trichoplusia ni isolate ovarian cell line Hi5 chromosome 20, tn1, whole genome shotgun sequence, a single genomic window includes:
- the LOC113503920 gene encoding aldehyde oxidase 1-like, with product MDRVTFKVNGVEYSVGCEVSSNVMLLDYIRGWLELKGTKYMCRQAGCGACVVSVRKQGALPYSINSCMTPITACHGLDITTIEEVGNRRKGYHPLQTTLAKYNGSQCGYCSPGWIMAMYSLLQNQKDMTMLDLEQSLASNICRCTGYRSILDAFKTFA from the exons ATGGATCGAGTTACTTTCAAAGTTAATGGTGTGGAGTATTCcg ttGGATGTGAAGTATCTTCAAATGTAATGCTATTAGATTATATTCGAGGATGGCTGGAGTTAAAAGGGACTAAATACATGTGTCGGCAAGCCGGTTGTGGCGCGTGCGTGGTGTCCGTGCGAAAACAGGGAGCTTTACCTTATTCCATCAACTCG TGCATGACACCTATCACCGCTTGTCATGGCCTAGACATCACTACTATAGAAGAAGTAGGCAATAGACGTAAAGGCTACCATCCTCTGCAGACAACACTAGCTAAGTACAACGGCTCCCAATGTGGGTACTGCTCACCGGGATGGATCATGGCTATGTACAG CCTCCTCCAGAATCAAAAAGATATGACTATGTTGGATTTAGAGCAATCGTTAGCATCCAACATATGCAGGTGTACAGGCTACAGATCAATTTTGGATGCCTTCAAAACATTTGCC